The Saccharothrix variisporea genome has a segment encoding these proteins:
- a CDS encoding winged helix DNA-binding domain-containing protein yields MSLTWGRVAAWRTRAHSLDVRRPAAEALDVVSELCGLHAQLMASAEATLHARVDGLPGDYVERALWEDRTLVKTWSMRGTLHLLRSDEYPLWQAGFATYRHYTKPVWYRNFHITAEELQALLEGVSEALKGRVLTRAELADEVAARTSEHIGEKLRESWGAYLKPASFQGRLVFGPGEGQLVRFTRPDTWIDVGAPPADAVSDIALRWWAQQGVATREEFARWWGVSPAEGGRVVKALGERLTPVDVEGVPHLARTDLVTALREAEPVRTVRLLPAFDQYVVAATKHAAHLMTGGAPELVYRPQGWLSPVLMVDGLMAGVWSQERKGTRVRITVNPFRSLTAKVRKAVAAEADRLGESVEVVWAE; encoded by the coding sequence GTGAGCCTGACCTGGGGGCGGGTGGCGGCGTGGCGCACGCGCGCGCACAGCCTGGACGTGCGGCGGCCCGCGGCGGAGGCGCTGGACGTGGTGTCGGAGCTGTGCGGGCTGCACGCGCAGCTGATGGCCTCCGCCGAGGCCACGCTGCACGCACGCGTCGACGGGCTGCCGGGCGACTACGTGGAGCGGGCGCTGTGGGAGGACCGGACGCTGGTCAAGACGTGGTCCATGCGCGGCACCCTGCACCTGCTGCGCTCCGACGAGTACCCGTTGTGGCAGGCCGGGTTCGCGACCTACCGGCACTACACCAAGCCGGTCTGGTACCGGAACTTCCACATCACCGCCGAGGAGTTGCAGGCCCTGCTGGAGGGCGTGTCGGAGGCGTTGAAGGGACGGGTGCTGACGCGGGCGGAGCTGGCCGACGAGGTGGCCGCCCGGACCTCCGAGCACATCGGCGAGAAGCTGCGGGAGAGCTGGGGCGCGTACCTCAAGCCGGCGTCGTTCCAGGGGCGGCTCGTGTTCGGCCCCGGCGAGGGCCAGTTGGTGCGGTTCACCCGGCCGGACACGTGGATCGACGTCGGTGCGCCGCCCGCGGACGCCGTGTCGGACATCGCGCTGCGGTGGTGGGCGCAGCAGGGGGTCGCCACCCGGGAGGAGTTCGCGCGCTGGTGGGGTGTGAGCCCGGCCGAGGGCGGACGGGTGGTCAAGGCGCTGGGCGAGCGGCTCACGCCGGTGGACGTCGAGGGCGTGCCGCACCTCGCGCGGACCGACCTCGTAACGGCGTTGCGGGAAGCCGAACCGGTGCGGACCGTGCGGCTGCTGCCCGCGTTCGACCAGTACGTCGTCGCGGCCACCAAGCACGCCGCGCACCTGATGACCGGCGGCGCGCCGGAGCTGGTGTACCGGCCGCAGGGCTGGCTGTCGCCAGTGCTGATGGTGGACGGGCTGATGGCCGGCGTGTGGTCGCAGGAGCGCAAGGGCACGCGGGTGCGCATAACTGTGAACCCGTTCCGCTCGTTGACCGCAAAGGTGCGGAAGGCCGTGGCCGCGGAGGCGGACCGGCTGGGCGAGTCGGTCGAGGTGGTGTGGGCCGAGTAG
- a CDS encoding DM13 domain-containing protein, with amino-acid sequence MSKRVVLIGVSAVLVVALAVGLYLFQPWRLVTNTTADEALLVPVSTSETAPGTTPSGATTTSAAPPAGPVALASGPFRSLEHETTGSASLVRRPDGTHAVQFEALDTSDGPDLYVYLSDKASDSPESAFGSGFTSLGKLKANRGNQVYEVPAGTDLKTVRSVVIWCKRFSAGFAVAPLEQA; translated from the coding sequence ATGTCCAAGCGGGTTGTCCTGATCGGGGTGTCGGCGGTGCTGGTGGTGGCGCTGGCGGTGGGGCTGTACCTGTTCCAGCCCTGGCGACTGGTGACCAACACGACGGCCGACGAAGCGCTGCTGGTGCCGGTGTCCACTTCGGAGACCGCTCCGGGCACCACGCCGTCGGGTGCCACGACGACGTCGGCGGCGCCGCCGGCGGGTCCGGTGGCCCTGGCGTCCGGGCCGTTCCGGTCGCTGGAGCACGAGACCACGGGCAGCGCGTCCCTGGTGCGCCGGCCGGACGGCACGCACGCCGTGCAGTTCGAGGCGCTGGACACCAGCGACGGGCCGGACCTCTACGTCTACCTGTCGGACAAGGCGTCGGATTCGCCGGAATCGGCGTTCGGCTCCGGGTTCACCAGCCTGGGCAAGCTGAAGGCCAACCGGGGCAACCAGGTCTACGAGGTGCCGGCCGGGACGGACCTGAAGACCGTCCGGAGTGTCGTGATCTGGTGCAAGAGGTTCTCCGCGGGCTTCGCGGTAGCACCGCTGGAACAAGCGTGA
- a CDS encoding AraC family transcriptional regulator: MLTRTIAIHYVKAALRGARRHGHDVSALLAAAGIPEALLADDRARVTPAQYSRLIQTLWEVLDDEFMGFGPQRSKRGTFPTMCLLAVHCSSLEDALRRGLAFYALFDVRPEMTLGEHAGVARFTLAADGIDDPDRFLVESLLVLWHRFSSWLIGRRIPLLRVELAYPEPPHAAEYHLIFGCPLKFGAPETVLAFDTRFLRMPVVQDEAALRRFLRNSPGELLSRRDYGADFSSQVRRMLGGGVVGLDTVAARLGVSAPTLRRKLAAEGTSFREVREQLLRDQAVASLVRGGESVEELALRLGFSEASAFHRAFKRWTGNSPGAYRTGAATQ; this comes from the coding sequence ATGCTCACGAGGACCATCGCGATCCACTACGTCAAGGCGGCGCTGCGCGGTGCCCGGCGCCACGGCCACGACGTGTCCGCGCTGCTGGCCGCCGCCGGCATCCCCGAGGCGCTGCTGGCCGACGACCGCGCGCGGGTGACGCCCGCCCAGTACTCCCGGCTGATCCAGACGCTGTGGGAGGTGCTGGACGACGAGTTCATGGGCTTCGGGCCGCAGCGCAGCAAGCGCGGGACGTTCCCGACCATGTGCCTGCTCGCGGTGCACTGCTCGTCGCTGGAGGACGCCCTGCGGCGCGGCCTGGCCTTCTACGCGCTGTTCGACGTGCGGCCGGAGATGACGCTGGGGGAGCACGCCGGGGTCGCGCGGTTCACCCTGGCCGCGGACGGCATCGACGACCCGGACCGGTTCCTGGTCGAGTCGCTGCTGGTGCTGTGGCACCGGTTCTCGTCGTGGCTGATCGGCCGGCGCATCCCGCTGCTCAGGGTGGAGCTGGCCTACCCCGAGCCGCCGCACGCGGCCGAGTACCACCTGATCTTCGGGTGCCCGCTGAAGTTCGGCGCGCCGGAGACGGTGCTGGCGTTCGACACGCGGTTCCTGCGGATGCCGGTGGTGCAGGACGAAGCCGCGCTGCGCCGGTTCCTGCGCAACTCGCCCGGCGAGCTGCTGTCCCGGCGCGACTACGGCGCGGACTTCTCCAGCCAGGTGCGGCGGATGCTCGGCGGCGGCGTGGTGGGCCTGGACACCGTGGCCGCGCGGCTCGGCGTGTCCGCGCCGACGTTGCGCCGGAAGCTGGCGGCGGAGGGGACGTCGTTCCGCGAGGTGCGCGAGCAGCTGCTGCGCGACCAGGCGGTGGCGAGCCTGGTGCGGGGCGGGGAGTCGGTGGAGGAGTTGGCGTTGCGCCTGGGGTTCTCCGAGGCCAGCGCGTTTCACCGGGCGTTCAAGCGCTGGACGGGCAACAGCCCTGGCGCTTACCGGACGGGTGCTGCTACCCAGTAG